One genomic region from Manis pentadactyla isolate mManPen7 chromosome 12, mManPen7.hap1, whole genome shotgun sequence encodes:
- the SIRT6 gene encoding NAD-dependent protein deacylase sirtuin-6 isoform X3 has protein sequence MSVNYAAGLSPYADKGKCGLPEIFDPPEELEQKVWELAQLVWQSSNVVFHTGAGISTASGIPDFRGPHGVWTMEEQGLAPKFDTTFESACPSQTHMALVQLERVGLLRFLVSQNVDGLHVRSGFPRNKLAELHGNMFVEECVKCKTGELRDTILDWEDALPDRDLTLADEASRNADLSITLGTSLQIRPSGNLPLATKRRGGRLVIVNLQPTKHDRHADLRIHGYVDEVMTRLMKHLGVEIPAWDGPRVLERALPPLPRPPAPKQEPKAEPPAQHNGPAPASPKQEPRAEPCAQHNGSGPTSPKRERLDSPVSYGPPKKVKVEVGPS, from the exons ATGTCGGTGAATTACGCGGCGGGGTTGTCGCCGTACGCGGACAAGGGCAAGTGCGGCCTCCCCGAG ATCTTCGACCCCCCCGAGGAGTTAGAGCAGAAGGTGTGGGAGCTGGCACAGTTGGTCTGGCAGTCCTCCAACGTGGTGTTCCACACAGGCGCTGGCATCAGTACTGCCTCGGGCATCCCCGACTTCAG AGGCCCCCATGGCGTCTGGACGATGGAGGAGCAGGGCCTGGCCCCCAAGTTCGACACCACGTTTGAGAGTGCATGCCCCTCGCAGACGCACATGGCGCTGGTGCAGCTGGAGCGTGTGGGCCTCCTCCGCTTCCTGGTCAGCCAGAACGTGGACGGGCTGCACGTGCGCTCCGGCTTCCCCAG GAACAAGCTGGCAGAGCTTCATGGAAACATGTTTGTAGAAGAATGTGTCAAGTGTAAGAC GGGGGAGCTGAGAGACACCATCCTGGACTGGGAGGATGCCCTGCCCGACCGGGACCTCACTCTTGCTGATGAGGCCAGCAG GAACGCAGACCTGTCCATCACGCTGGGCACCTCCCTGCAAATCCGACCCAGTGGGAACCTGCCACTGGCCACCAAGCGCCGCGGCGGCCGGCTGGTCATCGTCAACCTTCAGCCCACCAAGCAT GACCGCCACGCCGACCTGCGCATCCACGGCTACGTAGACGAGGTGATGACCCGGCTCATGAAGCACCTGGGCGTGGAGATCCCGGCCTGGGACGGCCCCCGCGTGCTGGAGAGGGCGCTGCCACCCCTTCCCCGCCCTCCCGCCCCCAAGCAGGAGCCTAAGGCAGAGCCCCCTGCCCAACACAATGGGCCAGCACCCGCCAGCCCCAAGCAGGAGCCCAGGGCGGAGCCGTGTGCCCAGCACAATGGCTCCGGGCCCACCAGCCCCAAACGGGAGCGGCTGGACAGTCCTGTCTCGTACGGGCCTCCAAAAAAAGTGAAGGTGGAGGTGGGTCCCAGCTGA
- the SIRT6 gene encoding NAD-dependent protein deacylase sirtuin-6 isoform X1 has product MSVNYAAGLSPYADKGKCGLPEIFDPPEELEQKVWELAQLVWQSSNVVFHTGAGISTASGIPDFRGPHGVWTMEEQGLAPKFDTTFESACPSQTHMALVQLERVGLLRFLVSQNVDGLHVRSGFPRNKLAELHGNMFVEECVKCKTQYVRDTVVGSMGLKATGRLCTMAKARGLRACRGELRDTILDWEDALPDRDLTLADEASRNADLSITLGTSLQIRPSGNLPLATKRRGGRLVIVNLQPTKHDRHADLRIHGYVDEVMTRLMKHLGVEIPAWDGPRVLERALPPLPRPPAPKQEPKAEPPAQHNGPAPASPKQEPRAEPCAQHNGSGPTSPKRERLDSPVSYGPPKKVKVEVGPS; this is encoded by the exons ATGTCGGTGAATTACGCGGCGGGGTTGTCGCCGTACGCGGACAAGGGCAAGTGCGGCCTCCCCGAG ATCTTCGACCCCCCCGAGGAGTTAGAGCAGAAGGTGTGGGAGCTGGCACAGTTGGTCTGGCAGTCCTCCAACGTGGTGTTCCACACAGGCGCTGGCATCAGTACTGCCTCGGGCATCCCCGACTTCAG AGGCCCCCATGGCGTCTGGACGATGGAGGAGCAGGGCCTGGCCCCCAAGTTCGACACCACGTTTGAGAGTGCATGCCCCTCGCAGACGCACATGGCGCTGGTGCAGCTGGAGCGTGTGGGCCTCCTCCGCTTCCTGGTCAGCCAGAACGTGGACGGGCTGCACGTGCGCTCCGGCTTCCCCAG GAACAAGCTGGCAGAGCTTCATGGAAACATGTTTGTAGAAGAATGTGTCAAGTGTAAGAC GCAGTATGTCCGGGACACCGTTGTGGGCAGCATGGGCCTCAAGGCCACTGGCCGGCTCTGCACCATGGCCAAGGCGAGGGGGCTGCGGGCCTGCAG GGGGGAGCTGAGAGACACCATCCTGGACTGGGAGGATGCCCTGCCCGACCGGGACCTCACTCTTGCTGATGAGGCCAGCAG GAACGCAGACCTGTCCATCACGCTGGGCACCTCCCTGCAAATCCGACCCAGTGGGAACCTGCCACTGGCCACCAAGCGCCGCGGCGGCCGGCTGGTCATCGTCAACCTTCAGCCCACCAAGCAT GACCGCCACGCCGACCTGCGCATCCACGGCTACGTAGACGAGGTGATGACCCGGCTCATGAAGCACCTGGGCGTGGAGATCCCGGCCTGGGACGGCCCCCGCGTGCTGGAGAGGGCGCTGCCACCCCTTCCCCGCCCTCCCGCCCCCAAGCAGGAGCCTAAGGCAGAGCCCCCTGCCCAACACAATGGGCCAGCACCCGCCAGCCCCAAGCAGGAGCCCAGGGCGGAGCCGTGTGCCCAGCACAATGGCTCCGGGCCCACCAGCCCCAAACGGGAGCGGCTGGACAGTCCTGTCTCGTACGGGCCTCCAAAAAAAGTGAAGGTGGAGGTGGGTCCCAGCTGA
- the SIRT6 gene encoding NAD-dependent protein deacylase sirtuin-6 isoform X2, protein MSVNYAAGLSPYADKGKCGLPEIFDPPEELEQKVWELAQLVWQSSNVVFHTGAGISTASGIPDFRGPHGVWTMEEQGLAPKFDTTFESACPSQTHMALVQLERVGLLRFLVSQNVDGLHVRSGFPRNKLAELHGNMFVEECVKCKTQYVRDTVVGSMGLKATGRLCTMAKARGLRACRNADLSITLGTSLQIRPSGNLPLATKRRGGRLVIVNLQPTKHDRHADLRIHGYVDEVMTRLMKHLGVEIPAWDGPRVLERALPPLPRPPAPKQEPKAEPPAQHNGPAPASPKQEPRAEPCAQHNGSGPTSPKRERLDSPVSYGPPKKVKVEVGPS, encoded by the exons ATGTCGGTGAATTACGCGGCGGGGTTGTCGCCGTACGCGGACAAGGGCAAGTGCGGCCTCCCCGAG ATCTTCGACCCCCCCGAGGAGTTAGAGCAGAAGGTGTGGGAGCTGGCACAGTTGGTCTGGCAGTCCTCCAACGTGGTGTTCCACACAGGCGCTGGCATCAGTACTGCCTCGGGCATCCCCGACTTCAG AGGCCCCCATGGCGTCTGGACGATGGAGGAGCAGGGCCTGGCCCCCAAGTTCGACACCACGTTTGAGAGTGCATGCCCCTCGCAGACGCACATGGCGCTGGTGCAGCTGGAGCGTGTGGGCCTCCTCCGCTTCCTGGTCAGCCAGAACGTGGACGGGCTGCACGTGCGCTCCGGCTTCCCCAG GAACAAGCTGGCAGAGCTTCATGGAAACATGTTTGTAGAAGAATGTGTCAAGTGTAAGAC GCAGTATGTCCGGGACACCGTTGTGGGCAGCATGGGCCTCAAGGCCACTGGCCGGCTCTGCACCATGGCCAAGGCGAGGGGGCTGCGGGCCTGCAG GAACGCAGACCTGTCCATCACGCTGGGCACCTCCCTGCAAATCCGACCCAGTGGGAACCTGCCACTGGCCACCAAGCGCCGCGGCGGCCGGCTGGTCATCGTCAACCTTCAGCCCACCAAGCAT GACCGCCACGCCGACCTGCGCATCCACGGCTACGTAGACGAGGTGATGACCCGGCTCATGAAGCACCTGGGCGTGGAGATCCCGGCCTGGGACGGCCCCCGCGTGCTGGAGAGGGCGCTGCCACCCCTTCCCCGCCCTCCCGCCCCCAAGCAGGAGCCTAAGGCAGAGCCCCCTGCCCAACACAATGGGCCAGCACCCGCCAGCCCCAAGCAGGAGCCCAGGGCGGAGCCGTGTGCCCAGCACAATGGCTCCGGGCCCACCAGCCCCAAACGGGAGCGGCTGGACAGTCCTGTCTCGTACGGGCCTCCAAAAAAAGTGAAGGTGGAGGTGGGTCCCAGCTGA
- the SIRT6 gene encoding NAD-dependent protein deacylase sirtuin-6 isoform X4 — protein sequence MEEQGLAPKFDTTFESACPSQTHMALVQLERVGLLRFLVSQNVDGLHVRSGFPRNKLAELHGNMFVEECVKCKTQYVRDTVVGSMGLKATGRLCTMAKARGLRACRGELRDTILDWEDALPDRDLTLADEASRNADLSITLGTSLQIRPSGNLPLATKRRGGRLVIVNLQPTKHDRHADLRIHGYVDEVMTRLMKHLGVEIPAWDGPRVLERALPPLPRPPAPKQEPKAEPPAQHNGPAPASPKQEPRAEPCAQHNGSGPTSPKRERLDSPVSYGPPKKVKVEVGPS from the exons ATGGAGGAGCAGGGCCTGGCCCCCAAGTTCGACACCACGTTTGAGAGTGCATGCCCCTCGCAGACGCACATGGCGCTGGTGCAGCTGGAGCGTGTGGGCCTCCTCCGCTTCCTGGTCAGCCAGAACGTGGACGGGCTGCACGTGCGCTCCGGCTTCCCCAG GAACAAGCTGGCAGAGCTTCATGGAAACATGTTTGTAGAAGAATGTGTCAAGTGTAAGAC GCAGTATGTCCGGGACACCGTTGTGGGCAGCATGGGCCTCAAGGCCACTGGCCGGCTCTGCACCATGGCCAAGGCGAGGGGGCTGCGGGCCTGCAG GGGGGAGCTGAGAGACACCATCCTGGACTGGGAGGATGCCCTGCCCGACCGGGACCTCACTCTTGCTGATGAGGCCAGCAG GAACGCAGACCTGTCCATCACGCTGGGCACCTCCCTGCAAATCCGACCCAGTGGGAACCTGCCACTGGCCACCAAGCGCCGCGGCGGCCGGCTGGTCATCGTCAACCTTCAGCCCACCAAGCAT GACCGCCACGCCGACCTGCGCATCCACGGCTACGTAGACGAGGTGATGACCCGGCTCATGAAGCACCTGGGCGTGGAGATCCCGGCCTGGGACGGCCCCCGCGTGCTGGAGAGGGCGCTGCCACCCCTTCCCCGCCCTCCCGCCCCCAAGCAGGAGCCTAAGGCAGAGCCCCCTGCCCAACACAATGGGCCAGCACCCGCCAGCCCCAAGCAGGAGCCCAGGGCGGAGCCGTGTGCCCAGCACAATGGCTCCGGGCCCACCAGCCCCAAACGGGAGCGGCTGGACAGTCCTGTCTCGTACGGGCCTCCAAAAAAAGTGAAGGTGGAGGTGGGTCCCAGCTGA